The Henckelia pumila isolate YLH828 chromosome 2, ASM3356847v2, whole genome shotgun sequence genome includes a window with the following:
- the LOC140878474 gene encoding uncharacterized protein: MGKTGKLNPRYVGPFEILDKVGTLAYRLALPPDMSRIHNVFHVSQLRKYIPDPSHILESAPLIIEGNLNEELKYEEDIRIVDTKDQVLRRQTIPYVKVQWYNHCERETTWELEDKMRKQYPYLFEEQLNSSFDDETLNKVGGM; encoded by the coding sequence ATGGGAAAAACTGGGAAGTTAAACCCGAGATATGTCGGaccatttgagattttggacaaAGTAGGGACATTGGCATATAGACTGGCATTACCACCAGATATGTCAAGGATtcacaatgttttccatgtgTCTCAGCTAAGAAAGTACATCCCGGACCCAAGTCATATTCTTGAAAGTGCACCCCTTATAATCGAAGGAAATCTAAATGAGGAACTTAAGTATGAAGAGGATATTCGAATTGTGGATACAAAGGACCAAGTGCTAAGGAGACAGACCATACCATACGTTAAAGTGCAGTGGTATAATCATTGTGAAAGAGAAACCACGTGGGAACTCGAAGATAAGATGCGGAAACAATACCCTTACCTTTTTGAAGAGCAACTCAACTCAAGTTTCGATGACGAAACTCTCAATAAGGTGGGTGGGATGTGA